A window of Gorilla gorilla gorilla isolate KB3781 chromosome 5, NHGRI_mGorGor1-v2.1_pri, whole genome shotgun sequence genomic DNA:
AAcctatttaaaaattgatttagcaatttgttttctttgtttcagaGGACCTTATCATGTCCTTCACCGTATCCATGGCAATCGGGCTGGTACTTGGAGGATTTATTTGGGCTGTGTTCATTTGTCTGTCTCGAAGAAGAAGAGCCAGTGCTCCCATCTCACAGTGGAGTTCAAGCAGGAGATCTAGGTCTTCTTACACCCACGGCCTCAACAGAACTGGATTTTACCGCCACAGTGGCTGTGAACGTCGAAGCAACCTCAGCCTGGCCAGTCTCACCTTCCAGCGACAAGCTTCCCTGGAACAAGCAAATTCCTTTCCAAGAAAATCAAGTTTCAGAGCTTCTACTTTCCATCCC
This region includes:
- the MYCT1 gene encoding myc target protein 1, with protein sequence MANNTTSLGSPWPENFWEDLIMSFTVSMAIGLVLGGFIWAVFICLSRRRRASAPISQWSSSRRSRSSYTHGLNRTGFYRHSGCERRSNLSLASLTFQRQASLEQANSFPRKSSFRASTFHPFLQCPPLPVETESQLVTLPSSNISPAISTSHSLSRPDYWSSNSLRVGLSTLPPPAYESIIKAFPDS